In Acidobacteriota bacterium, one genomic interval encodes:
- a CDS encoding DUF4172 domain-containing protein — protein MYGHELDDWPRFRWDAQQIAYPLGEVRHRQGLEGDSHHCPPLDLSTQGETFEVARKNVIEASQLFLTSCLERGTLDQALRELGFVPMPNEMQEDSLPEGTFSFPVPIPFVFQKPSECHA, from the coding sequence TTGTACGGCCACGAGCTTGACGATTGGCCGCGGTTCCGGTGGGACGCGCAGCAGATTGCGTATCCTTTGGGCGAGGTACGCCATCGGCAGGGCCTTGAGGGGGACAGTCACCACTGTCCCCCGCTGGATTTGTCGACCCAGGGAGAGACTTTCGAGGTGGCCCGGAAGAACGTGATTGAGGCTTCCCAGTTATTCCTGACCAGCTGCCTGGAAAGAGGAACGCTCGATCAGGCGCTCAGGGAGCTGGGATTTGTCCCCATGCCCAATGAGATGCAGGAGGATTCGCTGCCTGAGGGGACCTTTTCCTTCCCGGTACCGATACCGTTTGTCTTTCAAAAACCCTCCGAATGCCACGCATAA
- a CDS encoding HigA family addiction module antidote protein: protein MAMHNPPHPGEIIREFCVEPLHITVTEAARALGVTRKTFSALLNGRAGISPEMALRLSKVFGRSPEGWLKLQLQYDLWQTAQSVDLGHLKPIEPA, encoded by the coding sequence ATGGCCATGCATAACCCACCCCATCCAGGCGAAATCATAAGGGAATTTTGTGTAGAACCGCTCCATATCACCGTTACGGAAGCGGCAAGAGCGCTTGGTGTAACCAGAAAGACCTTTTCGGCGCTATTGAACGGCAGAGCCGGGATCAGTCCTGAAATGGCCTTGAGGTTGTCAAAAGTGTTCGGCCGGTCACCCGAAGGCTGGCTCAAGCTTCAACTCCAGTATGATCTCTGGCAAACAGCACAATCGGTGGATCTCGGCCATTTGAAACCTATTGAGCCCGCTTAG
- a CDS encoding energy transducer TonB, with translation MQPLFRVWFSIIALSTVCHAEIHPSPHLVLAANYPKLALFAGIEGTVKAKCRVRDDGSVIDVTIVNGPSLLVEEVESNLGRWVFDPPGKGDAAEITVTYRFAFRGYCDHHIGCRQESWFEYPDKVIIVAERPHADTLDSQ, from the coding sequence GTGCAACCATTGTTTAGGGTTTGGTTTTCAATCATTGCATTGTCGACCGTCTGCCACGCGGAAATCCATCCGAGTCCGCATTTGGTTTTGGCAGCAAATTATCCCAAGCTGGCGCTATTTGCAGGAATAGAGGGGACGGTTAAGGCAAAATGCAGGGTTCGTGATGATGGATCGGTTATCGATGTTACTATCGTTAACGGGCCGTCGCTTTTAGTAGAAGAGGTTGAATCGAATTTAGGCCGGTGGGTGTTCGACCCTCCTGGCAAAGGGGATGCAGCAGAAATTACCGTCACCTACCGCTTTGCATTCAGGGGATATTGTGATCATCACATCGGTTGCAGGCAAGAGTCCTGGTTTGAATATCCCGATAAAGTAATCATAGTAGCCGAAAGACCGCATGCTGACACTTTAGATTCACAATGA